The Arachis ipaensis cultivar K30076 chromosome B03, Araip1.1, whole genome shotgun sequence region TAATCTATTTAAGAATTCTTTATATTTATTGATGCATAAGTCACTTTAGTAATTTGGTATCATTAATCTGCAGCACCCATTTGTTTAAATTTTGGTCAAAATGAAGGCTAACCTTTCCATGACGTTGTGATGAACTAGTGTTTCTTGTTGCAACTTATAAGCTCAAGTCTTGTGGAAAAGCCCTCAAATATTAGCTCTTCTTTGATGAAAGTTTTTCAGAGGCGGCTCCTAAGTCAAAGGTTTAATTTACTTGGCAACTTCTCAATTTTAACATAATACTCATTTGTGgacttttttcttatttttcatttcGATACAGAGACAAAGAAGCTCCAAAACTAACTGAGAGTGGTTTCCAGTTCTTGGTATGCATTAAATGATTTACAAGCTACATGCACTTATTGTGATGATCGGCCTATATATTGAATGTATCTCTTGTCAACTATAGCTGATGGAAACAAATGCACAACTTTGGTACATCATCAGGGAATATATCTCTAATTCTGAGGTAACTAATTTCCTCCCTCTTTTCCCCCAATGTTTTTTGTTATTTGTTTTCTGCACGCTCTTCATCATCTCTTTTGGTGCAGGAGAGAGGTGTTGATGCAGCTGACTTGATCTCATTCATGCTGGAACTTAGTTTTCATGTCATTGGGGAGGTAAGATATTACTGGTCCTTGGTGCTTCGTGAATGGTGGAAATTTTCTTGCATAAGGATAATACTATGGTAATCTGTATTAGTTGAAAAAGTAGTGGTTTAATTAGAAACACTTTTTTGTCTTGTTGCTTTCTTTCTATAACAGTATTCCTATTATATGTAACTGTAGTGTAACAGCACATTGATGCACTTCTTTCCAATGTATAGGCATATAATATAAACTCATTGACCGATTTCCAAAGGAGCATAATTAGGGATCTAGCAGACCTTGGATTGGTCAAACTTCAACAGGTTACAATATTTCTTTGCTTAATTTTGGAGATAATATCAATAAATTCATGATGATTTTAACTCAGCAGTAATTgtcttattttttcttctttttgttgaaACTTTACAGGGTAGGAAAGAAAGTTGGTTTATACCTACAAAATTGGCAACAAATCTTTCAGTGAGCTTGGCTGATTCGTCATCTAGAAAGGaggtttcttctttttccttggattgatttattttgctaGAAATTTTGGTAAATTGGCCTTGTTTCACGGTGTGGTTTCTTTTTGGGAGTCCCCTCAGGGCTCAGACTGACTTGCTCTACCATGAGTTTATCTGTTTCTGCTGCAACTTTTCTTTGCCTTGTTCATGTCGGCCTCCTTATTCTTTCCTTTGCATTCCTTCTATTACTCCCAATACATTTTTTGCTTGTAAGAAgatataaaatttgaaaacaaatttAGATGTTGCGTTAAGATGTATGAATGTTCGTGGGGTTAATATTCGAAATGTTCCTAAAAGATCACGTGCACGTCAATTTGGTACTCGAAAAATCAAATGCCTCAGATTTGTCCCTGAAAGATATATAATGGTGAATCAAATTGGCCCTTCTGCTAATTAGATGATGACGTGACGCAAAATGATTATGCCATGTGTCATCATTTAAGTGAtggaaggactaatttgactcAGTTGTATCTTTTAGAGACTGATTCAAGGCATTTGATATTTCATGGACTAAATTTATGTTCGCTTGAtatttcaaggactattttgactatTAATCAAATATATGTGTTTAGGGGCGTGTACTGGGTATCTAGGTTCTTTTGTTTGGTCATATTTATGGAGATTTCTGCTGGGCTGGTTAGGACATTTTGGTTGCTTCCCGTGCAAAATTTCAAGCTCTCAAAAATTGCGTATTTATTGTTTAAACTTTGACTAAGATTTTTAGGAGATTTGTTGATTCTTTTTGAATATACAGCCTCTTACAGCCTCAGACTGATGGCTTCCTACATTTTATTTCCCCAGGGGTTTGTGGTTGTGGAAACAAATTTTAGAGTCTATGCATACTCTACTTCAAGATTACATTGTGAGATTTTGCGGTTGTTCTCAAAGTATGCCGAAGAATAATATCCAGAATGCTATATTCTTATGGATATGAGTTGTTCTTCTTCCCAGATGTTATTTTATTACCAAGTCTGTTTTGTTTTTTAATATCCAGTAGCTAATTAATTGTGATGTATACAGGGTAGAGTACCAACTCCCAAATCTTATTGTTGGAGCTATTACAAAAGAAAGCTTGtataatgcttttgaaaatggcATTACAGCAGAGCAGGTAAGCATTagaaaaccaattttttttttcttttttctttctttttttccttcctCTCTTTCCTGGACCGTCTCCATGATTAATAGACACtagtttattattatttaaacatTTAACGAATTTTTGTGTCACGATCTTAGTTTCATTGTTATTTCGTACCAGACCTCTAGGGAGTTTATTTCAGGGATCTTATTCAGACTGCGCATGGTTTTGCAGATTATCAGCTTCCTTCAGCAGAATGCTCATCCTCGGGTTGCAGATAGGACACCAACTGTCCCGGAAAACGTCACAGACCAGGTTTTAGATATGTATATGCATATATGTATATGTAACAACACGAGTGTTGGTTTTCATTTTTCTGATGCGTATTGCCGCAATGGTGACAGATTAGGCTGTGGGAATCGGATCTAAATAGAGTTGAGATGACTGAAGCATATTATTACGACGAATTCCCTTCAAGGGTATGCAAATTAGTATCCGAGTTCATTTCATGTCCTTGATCACGTTATGTCTAATATGATACGTTGTGTCGTGTGTGAGCAGGATGTATTTGAAGGTGCATGTGACACTGCCAGAGAATGGAACGGTTTGTTATGGGAAGACTCGAAGAAAATGCACATGGTGGTTAAGACCGGGGTACATACATACGTACGAGAGTATTTACGCAGCCAAAAGTAGAAGCAAAATGCAAAGACCATATGGAATGGTGCATCTGCATCCTGCTAACGTGCTATGGAAAACCAGGAAACAAAAATTTGCATTATCTTTTGCTCCTTGGAAGGGAAACAGATGGAAGAAGCAATGGGGTCACACATTAGGGCATTATtctcttttagtttgataaacaCATGCTAAAATCTTTTTCCAATACAGCAGGGTTAGGTTATATTGTGGATTATGTTCGAGAAACAACTTTCGTGTAACAAGGAAATGCTTCTAGTTTGTTGACTAAATGAAAAAGGGTTAAAGATGCCAAATCTTTTAGTTTGATAGTCTCAATATGTTTGAGACTTCTGATGATCTTATTGTAAAATATGCCACACTTTTGAGACTTTTTTACTCCAAATATTCAATAATCTCTTGCTACTTATTCGTTATAAACCAAAATTTAGAATAACATGTAAATCTTGTGTTTCCACTCTCAACTATTTTATCTTACCATTCACTACTTCATAGTCAGTTCGATATTCCATTTTTGCATAACATGTATAACTAAATTAACTTGTTTGGAAATCAGAGAAAATATTACGTCTATGCCTTATTTGCAAGATCTTACCAACCAATAATTGAGAGGTGCAAATACAAATGAATATTATTAAAGTATGAACAGCAAGTGCAAGTTTCATTTGTTTGacttgtattttttcttttttggttgatAGAGAAATTATCTTTTAAACCTTCTTTTGCATCCAGAAGTTTACTAAAATCTCGTTCCAACTTTTAATTATTTTGCCTTAGGTGGTATAATGAGTAGGTTAAAgggtaaagaaaaaaaaaaaaaaaggctaaaAACCTAACCTTTTTCTAATAATATTCAgtcaattttgttattttttcttggagttaatagtcaaaatcgtctctGAAAGATACTCCGATCTCcattttagtccccaaaaaataaaattaatcaaaatcgtccccaaaAGTTACTCACATTGATCGAGTTTGTCCTTCCATCATCTCAGTTGGTGATGTGGCTAACGTTTGCTGAGCTGGAACGTTAAGTGCCAGCGTGGTAGACTCCAGCATGGCAACGGTTAATGCTGATAAGATATGTTTGCCTATTTAGGTCAAATTGGTCCTAAAGCCACAACCCTAACCTAACCCCCAATCTGACGGATAAATGTGCGTGATTCTCGTAGTAGATGACGATGTATGTTTGAGGAGTCGCTGCTATGATGAGTGGAAGCCGCAACGGTGACCTGCCGTCGCAGTCTATCGGTAGCCATGAGTCGAACTCTTCCATGCGACGGAGGAGGAAGATGAAGGACCAGACTTGCTTTTGTGGGTTGAAGACGACAATCAAGAAATCCGGCACAAGAGAGAATCCAGATAGGTTGTTCCACACTTGTGCGAGATACCCGATGAGTTAGTTTAGGATATATTAAGCTTGTTTTCCATATTCCTATGTCTATTCTGCTGGGTAGTTGAAGttgattctctttttttttgaaaatattcagAAGGGAAACCACTACAACTTCTTTAGGTGGGTTGAGGAAGATGGGTATGTAGCAGGGGCGGAAACTGATGCAGAGGTTGGTCAGTTGGTGGGGATTATGATAAATGGAGACTGAATGTGTCATGGAGATTGGGTAGCTTGGAGGGTGAGGTTAGAGCAATGAAGATGCTGCTAATGTTCCTGTCAGTTGCAGTGGTCGTGGCTACTGTCTTGTGTGTATCACTATTGTTCACATTAATCTCCAAGTAAAGCCACAGATAGAGTGTTATGTTCTTGTGTTTTAGAGGTGTTGTTAGATCTTTGAAATTGaattagttgatatgtaatgatgATGTTACTTATGAATgaaagtatggtttaattgtgtTTAATTTAACATAAACTTGTTGTTTAAGCATGATGGATTTCATTGAGAATACATGATGGTGATGTTTGAACCATAAGTATCTATTCACCAAAAAGTTGTATACATCAGAATAGTCAAAATCATAGTAATCCATAACAAACATCATAATCATAATGATATCATATTGTCTTAGTAGACACACCACAAGGGTGATCAAGGATCCAGAAGTTAAAAGAGCAATCCAAAGCATAAGTTCAAACAACATTGTTCACTTAAACCAAAAAAACCTACTAGGCCTAACTTAAATGATCCTGAACACATAACCAGTTTACAGAGCCATGTTCCCAAAAAGCAAAGTTACAACTACATACAAAATATATTTCCTAGTTAAACATATTAATCTTTCTTTCTTGGACGCTTGAAGCCTGGAGTAGGCACGAATGTCATGAAGGTTTGCATCTTCTTTGCAGTGGCAGAAGTTGTTCCTTTCAATGTCTCAACAGATATGGCCACAGGTGACTGGGTGTAGGCATTCGATCTTGCCTTGCTTTTGATGACATGCAATTTCGGTGACCTGCCTCTCTTTGCACCCTGCATAGGCCAGTTGCAGAACCATTTAGCTTCAAGTAAATAAATGCAATTGGGGAGAACAAAAagcaacaataaaataaaataacctgAAGGTCTTGAACAGGCAGTTGGGTATCTTGCATTGGTGGGTTTTCTCCTGGTTGGTTGACTTCCACCGCAGGTTGTGGCTGGACTGGGGGAGAAGGGGGAGAATGTGATTGAACTTCATTGTTGTTGCTTGGCTCATCTGTAGGAGGAGCAGGCCCTTTAGCAATGGCAAGCTGAAGTTGCATTTGCCTAGCTTGTTCCTCagcatcctcctttttcttctttgcaCAGCTTCTCTTGTTGTGTCCAACTTCACCACAATACATGCACCTAATTGGGTTGTACTTCCTCTTTATCTTGGTACTTGACCCAACTGGCTGCTCTCCCTTGTCCTTTCTCCTCTTCTTGGTAGGCCTCTCAGGTTTTGGCTTAATTGGGGGTGGGACAGGGGCAGGTGAGGATGTTATCTCCCACATATCTTGTCCTTTCACCGGGTTAACATTGAAATAGTATGTCCTTTTATACGCCTCCATTGTCAACAACTCATGGCAATACTCCTCAGTCCTCTTACCATTTTTGTCCTGAATGGCTGAAATTGCATGCATACATGGCATCCCTGTGCCCAGTACAGACAGACAAACATtttgaaaaaatcaaaaataacaCTAACTACTTCAAGCTAAGGGAAGGAGTGATGGGTTCTGAATGATTTACCTGTGAGTTGCCAGAACCGATAGGTGCAAGTGTGCTTCCCCAAGTCCACCACCATGTTTGTGGGCCAGCCATGTACTTCAAACAACTCCTCTTTATCATCCCCGCACCATTGGAAAGCCCAACGACTAGATAATTTTGTCATGACTTCTAGTCTGCTTTGCTGAACTCCTTTCATGCTTTATTTTAGCATTGAATGATTCGTAGGCATTGTTGCAAATGTTGTCATTATTGGGATCCTCATTAAAGTACGCCTTAATCCAAGCTTTCTTCGGCCACTTTTCAAGATACTGCCAAGCCTGCTCGTTGATGACCTTTACTCTCTTCATGTTCCTCTCGAACTCATTACGCGTTCTTGATCTAGCACACTCCCAGACCAGGTCTTTCAACTCTGTGCTACCCCATTGTTTTGAAAAATTTCGCCACAGATGCCACACACAGAATCTGTGCTGGGCCATGGGCATGACTTCCTTCACTGCTGGGATTAGTTCCTGACAAATACAGAGAAACCCGAAAAGAGTGTTAATCAAATGAATCCCTCAAAGTTGATCATTAAATCAATTTAGTACTACAAGTATATctcattaaatcaaacaaaacccaAAACTATGAATACGAGTATGAAAATTGTCCTCACCTTCTGCATGTCTGAAATGATGCACAACTTGTTATCATTGTAGTTGCCAAGGTCTAACTGCAACAGGTCCAGAAACCATTTTCAGTTGTCTTTATTTTTCACATCGACAATTGCATAGGCAACGACAAAGATGTGATTATTGGCATCCTGAGCACACGCCGTCAATATTTGTCCACTGTGCAGGGTCTTAAGAAAAGCCCCATCCAATCCAATCATTGGTCTACACCCAGCCTTAAAACCTTTTTTACACGCATCAAGACACACATAAAACCTCTCAAATTGAGGAGGACCCTCTGGCATTGGGATTACACCAACTTAAACTGTAGACCCGGGATTACTTGTAAGCAATTCATTAGCATAGTCCCAGATTAACCCATACTGGGCAACTTCATCCCCCTCTACCACTTTCCTAGCAGCTTTCAATGCTTTAGTGATGCAGGTGCTGTTGAGGTTTACATTACACTTCCTCACAAACCACTCATACACTTCACGATGTCTCATTGTAGGGTGCTTTCTAAGTTTTGGTACAAGTTTGCTTAGTGTCCACCGTTGGATCGCTGCCCTATTTTTTTGCCTTCTAGGACAGATATGGTTGTCAACGAGGGTTTTAATCTGCCAGGACCCGTCTTGCTTACTACGTGCACAGTATACTATCCAAAGACAACCCTCAGCCTTACACACAGCCTTAACCCGAACATTGTCATTCTTTGTAAACAATATGTTTCTACCTAGCTGGATTGTATAGTCCCTAGTTGCATGCATAAAATGTTCCTTTGATTTGAATATCATACTAACCTCAAATTTGAGGTCCCCGAACTTTGCCTTGTCAATATAATGAGGATATACGGTTGGTGATTCCTCATCAGAGTCCAGTTTCTGGCCTGAGTCCTCCGAGTGCCTGAGCCTCAGCATATCCCAGTTCCACATAATATCCCTTCACAAAGAACACGTCAAGTGTGTCAGCTTCAACTCCCATTAACACCTCTGTGTGATTCGGCTCATAGTACAGATTTTCACCCTCATCCTTTTTAAACTTCCCACCATGGTGAAATACAAACGTCATAGGAGGATCCTCCATCTACAagtgcaaaaataaataaatgtagtCAACAACAAAATCTGAAACAACTACAGCCTTACACCTCCATGTCAACACACAGCAAacaacataatcataatcatcgCAAACCCTCCATTCCCCAGAAAAAACCCACCGCATAACGACCAGGAAACCCCTAACGGCAAACGCATACAGAACATGTTCTTCCTAATCCGAACCCTAGTGACACTAGATGGTTCTTAGAACTAACTCAACCTAAACCAACGAACATCAACATTGCAAAATCAACAAAAACtgtcaaaaaaattaaatcttaccCTATGGCAGTTACTGTTCCTTCCTCCAACAGCGAAACTCCTCCGCGAGCTCCTCCAACTATCCAACGTAGTAGAGCCAACTCCTCTACAAGCCTCGACACGCACAGGAATCGTCAACAACGCTACGAGGTTCTGATCAAAGGATCTTTGGGCAGAGTACCAGAGTAGAGAGAAGACAAGGGGTTTTGGAGCGAAAGTTGAAGAGGGTTGTTATGAGAGGAGAGAAGGGAAGAACGTTTGAATATCCCACTCTGGACCATAAACGACGTTGTTCCGTTGATTTGGGAGTGGAGGAATGAAACTACGTCGTTTTGGAGTCTACCACGCTGGCACTTAACGTTCCAGCTCAGCAAACGTTTGCCACATCGCCAACTGAGATGATGGAAGGACAAACTCGATCAACGTGAGTAAttttcggggacgattttgattaattttatctttcgggGACTGAAATAGAGATCGAgatatctttcagggacgattttgactattaactcttttTTCTTGGCCAACTCTATGGTGCATTTCACTTGGTGCCTAACTATTGCCTCCTAGTCATATTGCACATTTTTATTAATCAGTGTATTTAGGGAAAAAGAATTGCTGAAAAGAAGCTGCTATTATTCACCAAGATTTCATCTGAGATTCATGAAGTTACTGACCAGATAGAAAACTACAAACCTAGCTCAACCAACTATCTTTAAATAAAACCATGCATGCAGTGGTTACACACTAGTTATGCTACCAAtgaaaattccatataacaataGCAGGATGTAACATCAAACTAATTCCTATCTATGCAGAAGTATCCGGGTATTTAGGGTCTTCATATTGTGGCTTCTGCTTCTTTACAGGCTGAGGCTCAGGCTCAGACTTTGGTGGCCTATTAGGAATAACTTTATCAGCTATTTCTGCTTCAACCTCAAACTGCAATATATGCATAGATATACATATTATAAGATGAATATTCCTAAAACATCAACATGCAATTACTTATGGTTCATAATTATATTCTCAAACCTATACCCTGTAACTGCAGCCAGATACACAAGCATGGAAACATTCCTGTACATGAAGGGAAACATGAATTAATcctattaatattaattaaatgaCAAAGCATGTTGTAACATATATAACTagaaaaggaaattaaattgccTCAGAATAACTTTCAGATCCAGGAGAACGATCAATATACGCACTCCACTTCTGGTTCTCGAGTACAGGGTCCTTGTAGCATAATTGATTGCACTCCTCCAAACCTGCTTAACCAAATAATTAATACTGTATTAGatttaatgaaaattaaaaaagcaTGGATATGTTTAAGTAAAGGGATCTGACATTCTTCCCATGTGTCTCCATCTGCATCACAA contains the following coding sequences:
- the LOC110270346 gene encoding uncharacterized protein LOC110270346 isoform X2, with the protein product MVVDLGKHTCTYRFWQLTGMPCMHAISAIQDKNGKRTEEYCHELLTMEAYKRTYYFNVNPVKGQDMWEITSSPAPVPPPIKPKPERPTKKRRKDKGEQPVGSSTKIKRKYNPIRCMYCGEVGHNKRSCAKKKKEDAEEQARQMQLQLAIAKGPAPPTDEPSNNNEVQSHSPPSPPVQPQPAVEVNQPGENPPMQDTQLPVQDLQRGRSPKLHVIKSKARSNAYTQSPVAISVETLKGTTSATAKKMQTFMTFVPTPGFKRPRKKD
- the LOC110270346 gene encoding uncharacterized protein LOC110270346 isoform X1, coding for MVVDLGKHTCTYRFWQLTGMPCMHAISAIQDKNGKRTEEYCHELLTMEAYKRTYYFNVNPVKGQDMWEITSSPAPVPPPIKPKPERPTKKRRKDKGEQPVGSSTKIKRKYNPIRCMYCGEVGHNKRSCAKKKKEDAEEQARQMQLQLAIAKGPAPPTDEPSNNNEVQSHSPPSPPVQPQPAVEVNQPGENPPMQDTQLPVQDLQVILFYCCFLFSPIAFIYLKLNGSATGLCRVQREAGHRNCMSSKARQDRMPTPSHLWPYLLRH
- the LOC107631238 gene encoding RNA polymerase II transcription factor B subunit 2 codes for the protein MPEVRIIAKNFMDMVASMPAMKLDKLYENGFICEAILRSLPPLGKKYVLQLLHIDVPVAAKLLEEWVLPDGYTKHRVAIDRLVQLRVFVEAVDRKNDKTYKLNPTFQKSLQQLLVHGGTLPREPMPSNITVRLPNLEDLEAYALQQWECFLLQLISSSLVEKPSNISSSLMKVFQRRLLSQRDKEAPKLTESGFQFLLMETNAQLWYIIREYISNSEERGVDAADLISFMLELSFHVIGEAYNINSLTDFQRSIIRDLADLGLVKLQQGRKESWFIPTKLATNLSVSLADSSSRKEGFVVVETNFRVYAYSTSRLHCEILRLFSKVEYQLPNLIVGAITKESLYNAFENGITAEQIISFLQQNAHPRVADRTPTVPENVTDQIRLWESDLNRVEMTEAYYYDEFPSRDVFEGACDTAREWNGLLWEDSKKMHMVVKTGVHTYVREYLRSQK